A single window of Actinoallomurus bryophytorum DNA harbors:
- a CDS encoding FadR/GntR family transcriptional regulator has protein sequence MTGQPEADDLGADATRAPGPADELFRVITQVLDEGAPAPLLGPVRVSTAAEEVSDRLITAVAVGEFLPGDRLPVERELARLLGVSRPTVREAISRLQAAGVVDIRRGRLGGTYVRDSWTEVSAPAVRRTLLPRWPEFEQLFDLRGLVEEMVARTAAQRRRPEHVERLRSAVEAYESAETGREMHAADNAFHQAVLDATGNPQIIALSRALLTRVALGLPIEPNMDVREVHERALREHSAIAHAIAAGDVELAGEIAREHFTITADTLREALSRGMAAEE, from the coding sequence GTGACCGGCCAGCCTGAGGCAGACGATCTCGGCGCGGACGCGACGCGAGCGCCGGGTCCGGCCGACGAGCTCTTCCGGGTGATCACACAGGTTCTCGACGAGGGCGCTCCCGCGCCGCTGCTGGGACCGGTACGCGTCTCGACCGCGGCCGAGGAGGTGTCCGACCGGCTCATCACCGCCGTGGCCGTCGGGGAGTTCCTGCCGGGCGACCGGCTGCCCGTCGAGCGGGAGCTCGCCCGCCTCCTCGGCGTCAGCCGGCCCACCGTACGCGAGGCGATCAGCCGGCTCCAGGCGGCCGGCGTCGTCGACATCCGCCGTGGCCGGCTGGGCGGCACCTACGTACGCGACAGCTGGACCGAAGTGTCCGCCCCGGCCGTACGCCGGACGCTGCTCCCCCGGTGGCCGGAGTTCGAGCAGCTGTTCGACCTGCGCGGACTCGTCGAGGAGATGGTCGCCCGTACCGCGGCACAACGCCGACGGCCCGAGCACGTCGAGCGGCTCCGCAGCGCCGTCGAGGCGTACGAGTCGGCGGAGACGGGACGCGAGATGCACGCCGCGGACAACGCCTTCCACCAGGCCGTGCTCGACGCGACCGGCAACCCGCAGATCATCGCGCTCAGCCGTGCCCTGCTCACCCGTGTCGCCCTCGGCCTTCCCATCGAGCCGAACATGGACGTACGCGAGGTGCACGAGCGCGCCCTGCGCGAACACAGTGCGATAGCGCACGCCATCGCCGCCGGCGACGTCGAACTGGCGGGTGAGATCGCCCGCGAGCACTTCACGATCACGGCGGACACGCTGCGC